Proteins found in one Amycolatopsis umgeniensis genomic segment:
- a CDS encoding PH domain-containing protein: MAYPDDLLSENEHVVVHSHPHFKMLIFPFLALIVTLGVGIWLGILAKDATAPWDLISLIAVGAVGLGLVVWLFLAPFVRWRTTHFIVTTDRLIAREGVLKRTGIDIPLSRINSVQFEHGLLDRVFGCGTLVIESASDEPLKFDDIPKVERVHTVIYREVNDNPYDDFAPPAPGAPQQTEPLPPQGHPPRGNRRR; encoded by the coding sequence GTGGCCTATCCGGACGATTTGCTCAGCGAAAACGAGCACGTCGTGGTGCACAGTCACCCGCATTTCAAGATGCTGATCTTCCCCTTCCTCGCGCTGATCGTCACGCTCGGCGTGGGCATCTGGCTGGGCATCCTGGCGAAGGACGCGACAGCCCCGTGGGACCTGATCTCGCTGATCGCGGTCGGCGCGGTCGGCCTGGGTCTCGTCGTCTGGCTCTTCCTGGCGCCGTTCGTCCGCTGGCGCACGACGCACTTCATCGTGACCACGGACAGGCTGATCGCCCGCGAGGGCGTGCTCAAGCGGACCGGGATCGACATCCCGCTGTCGCGGATCAACAGCGTGCAGTTCGAGCACGGGCTCCTGGACCGCGTGTTCGGCTGCGGCACCCTGGTGATCGAGTCCGCGTCGGACGAACCGCTGAAGTTCGACGACATCCCCAAGGTCGAGCGCGTGCACACGGTCATCTACCGCGAAGTCAACGACAACCCGTATGACGACTTCGCGCCGCCCGCCCCGGGGGCGCCGCAGCAGACCGAGCCGCTTCCACCACAGGGGCACCCGCCGCGCGGAAACCGGCGCCGTTGA
- a CDS encoding MerR family transcriptional regulator has translation MRIGELAARTGTTTRALRFYESQGLLDARRASNGYREYDEDDYRLVNEILTLQAVGLSLEDTRPFVECLRAGHESGDSCADSIEVYQRKLAEVDACLARLNEARDSLLAKLAGALKTPPGPCVVIQGNEET, from the coding sequence ATGCGGATCGGCGAACTCGCCGCGCGTACCGGAACCACCACCCGCGCGCTGCGTTTCTATGAGTCACAAGGGCTTCTCGACGCACGGCGCGCGTCGAACGGATACCGGGAGTACGACGAAGACGATTACCGTCTGGTCAACGAGATCCTGACCCTGCAAGCGGTCGGGCTCAGCCTCGAAGACACCAGGCCTTTCGTCGAATGCCTCCGCGCCGGCCACGAAAGCGGCGACTCGTGCGCCGATTCGATCGAGGTCTACCAACGCAAACTCGCCGAGGTGGACGCCTGTCTGGCCAGGCTCAACGAAGCGCGGGACAGCCTGCTGGCCAAGTTGGCGGGCGCGTTGAAGACGCCGCCGGGTCCGTGCGTCGTCATCCAGGGAAACGAGGAGACCTGA
- a CDS encoding nitroreductase/quinone reductase family protein — protein MSRFHEIKHRVATTFQRHVGNPLLVRLPNQPILETTGRKSGVPRQTPIGGRRVGREFWIVSEFGEKSHYVRNIQADPRVRLRLKGQLHTGTARLLPDDDPRARLKALPRFNSAAVQAIGTDLLTIRVDLDG, from the coding sequence ATGTCGCGCTTTCACGAGATCAAGCACCGGGTGGCCACGACGTTCCAGCGGCACGTGGGCAACCCGCTCCTCGTCCGGCTGCCGAACCAGCCGATCCTCGAGACCACGGGACGCAAGTCCGGGGTGCCCCGGCAGACGCCGATCGGTGGGCGCCGGGTGGGCCGCGAGTTCTGGATCGTCTCGGAGTTCGGCGAGAAGTCGCACTACGTCCGCAACATCCAGGCCGATCCGCGGGTCCGGCTCCGGCTCAAGGGCCAGTTGCACACCGGCACGGCGCGGCTGCTCCCGGACGACGACCCCCGCGCCCGGCTGAAGGCCCTGCCCAGGTTCAACAGCGCCGCCGTCCAGGCGATCGGCACGGATCTGCTCACCATCCGGGTCGATCTCGACGGCTGA
- a CDS encoding alpha/beta fold hydrolase: MVNESDVDLGDGTTLHTYDTGGTGPVVFWHHGTPNIGAPPSPLFPAAERLGLRWVSYDRPGYGGSSPRPGRDVASASADVAKIADALDIEKFAVFGHSGGGPHAFACAALMPERVSAVVGVASMAPYGGDGLDWFAGMSAAGVGSLTAALAGRAEKEAYEASAEYDPEMFTASDHAALAGDWKWFLEVVGPAIEGGPGGLIADDLAYVAPWGFQPSDVTAPVLLLHGGADRIAPFAHGEWLGKQCATAEVRTFPEDGHISVLRHGEAALEWVADHLPRQG; the protein is encoded by the coding sequence ATGGTGAACGAGTCCGACGTGGACCTGGGGGACGGGACCACACTGCACACGTACGACACGGGCGGGACCGGTCCGGTGGTCTTCTGGCACCACGGGACCCCGAACATCGGCGCTCCGCCGTCACCGTTGTTCCCCGCCGCCGAGCGGCTCGGGCTGAGGTGGGTCTCCTACGACCGGCCCGGCTACGGCGGTTCGTCGCCGCGGCCGGGGCGGGATGTCGCGTCGGCGTCGGCGGATGTCGCGAAGATCGCAGATGCCTTGGACATCGAGAAGTTCGCGGTCTTCGGCCATTCCGGCGGCGGACCGCACGCGTTCGCGTGCGCGGCGCTGATGCCGGAACGGGTGTCGGCGGTGGTCGGCGTCGCGAGCATGGCGCCGTACGGCGGCGACGGTCTGGACTGGTTCGCGGGGATGAGCGCGGCGGGAGTCGGCTCCCTGACGGCGGCCTTGGCCGGACGGGCGGAAAAGGAGGCCTACGAGGCTTCGGCCGAGTACGACCCCGAGATGTTCACCGCGTCGGATCACGCGGCCTTGGCGGGTGACTGGAAGTGGTTCCTGGAGGTCGTCGGTCCCGCGATCGAGGGCGGGCCGGGCGGGTTGATCGCCGACGATCTCGCCTACGTTGCGCCGTGGGGGTTCCAGCCGTCCGATGTCACGGCCCCGGTTCTGCTCCTGCACGGCGGCGCGGACCGGATCGCGCCTTTCGCGCACGGGGAGTGGCTCGGCAAGCAGTGCGCCACGGCCGAGGTGCGCACTTTTCCGGAGGACGGGCACATCTCGGTCCTCCGCCACGGGGAAGCCGCACTGGAATGGGTGGCCGACCACCTGCCTCGCCAGGGGTAA
- the trxA gene encoding thioredoxin, translated as MSSLSVVTDETFRELVLDQDKPVLVDFWAQWCPPCHMITPVLAQIAEERADVLIIRKLNSDENPLTARNYQVMSLPTLILFRDGSPVWTTVGARPKARLLADLDAVLQTTGV; from the coding sequence ATGTCATCCCTTTCTGTCGTCACCGACGAAACCTTCCGAGAACTCGTCCTGGACCAGGACAAGCCGGTGCTGGTGGACTTCTGGGCGCAATGGTGCCCGCCTTGCCACATGATCACGCCGGTGCTCGCCCAGATCGCCGAAGAGCGCGCCGACGTGCTGATCATCCGCAAGCTGAATTCCGACGAGAACCCTCTCACGGCACGGAATTATCAGGTCATGTCCTTGCCGACGCTGATCCTGTTCCGCGACGGGAGTCCAGTGTGGACGACCGTCGGCGCCCGGCCGAAAGCGCGGCTGCTGGCCGACCTGGACGCCGTTCTGCAGACGACCGGCGTCTGA
- a CDS encoding sigma-70 family RNA polymerase sigma factor, with protein MAETLLETAQAGDSAAFGRLVAPFRGEVHAHCYRMLGSVHDADDALQETLVRAWTSLGRFDGRGSIRPWLYKIATNRCLTAIERRGRRELPTDLGPDAPGTERVWLEPYPDQGPEAGFLIRENIELAFVAALQRLSASQRAVLVLREVLQFSAQEVADQLETTVASVNSALQRARKVVRLPGETAPIGDVREVAGRYVAAWESRDVDAIVAMLTEDARYSMPPLPEWYQGHDAIRAFLRDGPLTREWRLLPARANGQLAFGTYLWDDTENAYIPGGLDLVTLHGTKIAEVVSFLTADPTRFGLPGKIP; from the coding sequence ATGGCGGAGACACTGCTCGAGACCGCGCAGGCGGGCGACTCGGCCGCTTTCGGGCGGCTGGTCGCCCCGTTCCGCGGTGAGGTGCACGCGCACTGTTACCGCATGCTCGGTTCGGTGCACGACGCGGACGACGCGCTGCAGGAAACGCTCGTCCGCGCCTGGACGAGTCTCGGACGCTTCGACGGCCGCGGCTCGATCCGGCCGTGGCTCTACAAGATCGCCACGAACCGGTGCCTGACCGCGATCGAGCGCCGAGGTCGTCGCGAGCTGCCCACCGACCTGGGTCCGGACGCGCCGGGAACCGAACGCGTCTGGCTCGAGCCGTATCCGGATCAGGGGCCCGAAGCCGGGTTCCTGATCCGCGAGAACATCGAGCTGGCCTTCGTCGCGGCGTTGCAGCGCCTGTCCGCGTCGCAGCGGGCGGTGCTCGTGCTTCGCGAGGTGCTGCAGTTCTCCGCGCAAGAGGTCGCCGACCAGCTGGAGACCACGGTCGCGTCGGTCAACAGCGCGCTGCAACGCGCCCGCAAGGTCGTGCGGCTTCCCGGGGAGACGGCGCCGATCGGCGACGTTCGCGAAGTGGCGGGCAGATACGTCGCGGCTTGGGAGAGCCGGGACGTCGACGCCATCGTCGCGATGCTCACCGAAGACGCCAGGTACAGCATGCCGCCGCTGCCCGAGTGGTATCAGGGACACGACGCCATCCGCGCGTTTCTGCGCGACGGCCCGCTGACCAGGGAGTGGCGGTTGCTCCCGGCGCGCGCGAACGGGCAACTCGCGTTCGGCACCTACCTGTGGGACGACACCGAGAACGCCTACATCCCCGGCGGGCTCGACCTCGTCACGCTGCACGGCACGAAGATCGCCGAAGTCGTGTCGTTCCTGACCGCCGATCCGACCCGGTTCGGATTGCCGGGAAAGATTCCCTGA
- a CDS encoding S9 family peptidase, with protein sequence MLTAELIVDSRFPSEPALSPDGNWVAYQVSTITKGVPEIWLAAVDGSEKPRKLAEGSSPQWSADALYFLRDGRVRSGDEELFAWRSEISGFLPLHDRIVFIAEDETPAPAVWVWSESLRPARLRGFDPRTGEIETLVEDHVVAVARRPDDKALAVVTWPTPELEPGGLEPRLSLLDLETGERRDLGQVAFEAAGPVWWREEDGWHIAYLGNPEPVGGRAVFDVAVETGEHRNLTEESTCPVKLAQVDSGAPLVLVADGLDTALHRLGSGEVSFWRGQADAVASNGEIVVTVLSTAYEPKDVHCGPIGEPLTRVSDTAPEFAGISWGSQERLSYKASDGLALDGLLVLPPGKTRGEGPFSLITVPHGGPYDRSADRFHLGWFPSAQWLALAGHAVFLPNPRGGQGHGHEFAASVAGRVGLEEWSDLETGIDLLIAEGVADPERLGIVGGSHGGFMTAWAVGQTRRFKAALTVAGICDWGMLAATGELGPLTEAAHGGSIGWEGAGPHRHDQLSPISYASKIETPVLIVHGAEDTNVPLSQAEFFHRALRHFGVEHDLVVYPGEGHSLRGREHQLDLLRRSREWFARLL encoded by the coding sequence ATGCTGACCGCTGAGTTGATCGTCGACAGCCGTTTTCCCTCGGAACCCGCGCTCTCCCCGGACGGGAACTGGGTCGCCTACCAGGTCTCGACCATCACGAAGGGCGTCCCCGAGATCTGGCTCGCCGCCGTGGACGGCAGCGAGAAGCCCCGGAAGCTGGCTGAAGGGTCCTCGCCCCAGTGGTCCGCGGATGCCCTCTATTTCCTCCGGGACGGCCGTGTCCGTTCGGGGGACGAGGAACTGTTCGCTTGGCGGAGTGAGATCTCCGGGTTCCTTCCGCTGCACGACCGGATCGTGTTCATCGCCGAGGACGAGACCCCCGCGCCGGCCGTCTGGGTCTGGAGTGAGAGCCTCCGCCCGGCGCGGCTGCGGGGTTTCGACCCGCGTACCGGCGAGATCGAGACGCTGGTCGAGGACCACGTCGTCGCGGTTGCCCGCCGTCCGGACGACAAGGCGCTCGCCGTCGTCACCTGGCCGACGCCGGAGCTCGAACCGGGCGGTCTCGAACCCCGGCTTTCCTTGCTGGACCTGGAAACCGGTGAGCGGCGCGACCTCGGCCAGGTCGCGTTCGAAGCCGCCGGCCCCGTTTGGTGGCGGGAAGAGGACGGCTGGCACATCGCGTATCTCGGGAATCCGGAGCCGGTGGGTGGCCGGGCGGTCTTCGACGTCGCCGTGGAAACGGGGGAACATCGGAACCTGACCGAGGAATCGACCTGTCCGGTCAAGCTCGCGCAGGTCGATTCCGGTGCTCCTCTGGTGCTCGTCGCCGACGGGCTCGACACTGCCCTCCATCGGCTCGGGTCCGGCGAAGTGTCGTTCTGGCGTGGGCAAGCCGACGCGGTGGCCTCGAACGGCGAGATCGTGGTCACCGTGCTGAGCACCGCGTACGAGCCGAAAGATGTCCATTGTGGACCGATCGGCGAGCCGTTGACACGGGTCAGCGACACGGCACCGGAATTCGCCGGGATTTCCTGGGGCTCCCAGGAGCGGTTGTCCTACAAGGCGTCCGACGGCCTCGCGTTGGACGGCCTGCTCGTTCTGCCGCCGGGAAAGACCCGGGGCGAAGGACCTTTCTCGCTCATCACGGTGCCGCACGGCGGACCTTACGACCGGTCCGCGGACCGCTTCCATCTCGGCTGGTTCCCGTCCGCGCAGTGGCTGGCCCTGGCAGGGCACGCTGTCTTCCTGCCGAATCCCCGTGGGGGACAAGGTCATGGGCATGAATTCGCCGCTTCCGTCGCGGGGCGGGTAGGCCTGGAGGAATGGAGCGATCTCGAGACCGGGATCGATCTCCTCATCGCCGAAGGAGTGGCCGATCCGGAGCGGCTCGGGATCGTGGGCGGGAGTCACGGCGGATTCATGACGGCCTGGGCCGTCGGACAGACCCGCCGGTTCAAGGCGGCGCTGACGGTGGCCGGGATCTGTGACTGGGGAATGCTCGCCGCGACCGGTGAACTCGGTCCGCTGACGGAAGCCGCGCATGGCGGGAGTATCGGCTGGGAAGGGGCAGGCCCGCACCGGCACGATCAGCTCAGCCCGATCTCCTACGCGTCGAAGATCGAGACCCCCGTGCTGATCGTGCACGGTGCGGAAGACACGAACGTCCCGTTGTCCCAGGCGGAGTTCTTCCACCGCGCGCTACGCCACTTCGGCGTCGAACACGACCTCGTCGTGTATCCCGGCGAAGGGCACTCGCTCCGCGGGCGGGAGCACCAGCTGGACCTGCTCCGCCGCTCTCGCGAATGGTTCGCCCGGCTGCTCTAG
- a CDS encoding LysE family transporter, which yields MSAALVAGLLAGYGIAIPVGAVATYLVVLTARSGLKIGAYAALGVATADGLYALVAVLGGSKLIPVIQPIAEPLRWVSVVVLLGLAVHIGFTGVRDFRAWAKAEVSQPVVIGPLKAYVSLLGITLLNPTTVVYFAALVLGSEDMAVATGAEHVVFVLAAFAASASWQLFLAGGGAVLGKALTGRRGRLVTALASSALITVLGIRLLW from the coding sequence GTGAGCGCCGCGCTCGTCGCGGGCCTGCTCGCCGGGTATGGCATCGCCATCCCGGTGGGCGCGGTCGCGACCTATCTGGTGGTGCTGACGGCGAGGTCGGGGCTCAAGATCGGCGCGTACGCCGCCTTGGGCGTCGCGACGGCCGACGGCCTCTATGCCCTGGTCGCAGTGCTCGGCGGCAGCAAGCTCATCCCGGTCATCCAACCGATCGCCGAACCGCTGCGGTGGGTTTCGGTGGTGGTGCTGCTCGGGCTGGCCGTCCACATCGGATTCACCGGGGTCCGGGATTTCCGCGCCTGGGCGAAGGCCGAAGTGAGCCAGCCGGTCGTGATCGGACCGCTGAAGGCCTACGTGAGCCTGCTCGGGATCACGCTGCTGAACCCGACGACGGTGGTCTATTTCGCGGCGCTCGTCCTCGGCAGCGAGGACATGGCCGTGGCGACCGGAGCGGAGCACGTGGTGTTCGTGCTCGCGGCGTTCGCGGCTTCGGCCAGCTGGCAACTGTTCCTCGCGGGTGGCGGCGCGGTACTCGGCAAGGCGTTGACCGGGCGTCGCGGACGACTGGTCACCGCGCTCGCCTCCAGCGCGCTGATCACCGTGCTCGGAATCCGCCTACTGTGGTGA
- a CDS encoding VOC family protein yields the protein MTETTARPASLHSYLAYRDAPKALRWLEQAFGFETLMEFPDDKGLIQHAELRRGGASIIVFSAEDDYDRATRKGETVGHGLYVSLATQEAVDAVFTSAIEAGAKPVWEPANTEWGNYRCRVDDLEGYEWTFGTHIPGEPQADWS from the coding sequence ATGACCGAAACCACCGCCCGTCCCGCTTCCCTCCACTCCTACCTCGCCTACCGCGACGCGCCGAAGGCACTTCGCTGGCTCGAACAGGCCTTCGGCTTCGAGACCCTCATGGAGTTCCCCGACGACAAGGGCCTGATCCAGCACGCCGAACTGCGTCGCGGCGGGGCCTCGATCATCGTGTTCAGCGCGGAGGACGACTACGACCGCGCGACCCGCAAGGGGGAGACCGTCGGCCACGGCCTCTACGTCAGTCTTGCGACGCAAGAGGCCGTGGACGCCGTCTTCACGTCTGCCATCGAAGCCGGGGCGAAGCCGGTCTGGGAACCGGCGAACACCGAATGGGGCAACTACCGTTGCCGGGTCGACGATCTCGAGGGATACGAATGGACTTTCGGCACGCACATTCCTGGTGAGCCGCAGGCCGACTGGAGCTAG
- a CDS encoding methyltransferase domain-containing protein, translated as MTDQTRRSYDLVADRYAEELGDELRHKPLDRALLGAFAELVRDGTVADVGCGPGQIAAYLAARGQRVVGMDLSTSMCEAVRRRTSLPACAADMTALPVRDGALAGLVCLYATIHLDDDRRAAAHREFARVLRPGGYVLLSFHVSDPDFPAGGVKTLATWWDRDVELSFRFLDPDAEIAASRSAGLELVARLDRGPHDGVEHPSERCSLLMRRATLT; from the coding sequence GTGACCGATCAGACGCGCCGGAGCTACGACCTGGTGGCCGACCGGTACGCCGAGGAACTGGGCGACGAACTCCGGCACAAACCACTGGACCGCGCCTTGCTCGGTGCCTTCGCCGAGCTGGTCCGGGACGGAACGGTCGCGGACGTCGGCTGCGGGCCCGGGCAGATCGCCGCGTACCTGGCAGCTCGTGGGCAGCGGGTCGTCGGCATGGATCTCTCGACGTCGATGTGCGAAGCCGTCCGACGGCGCACCTCGCTCCCCGCGTGTGCCGCCGACATGACGGCTCTACCCGTACGCGACGGAGCCCTGGCCGGACTCGTCTGCCTGTACGCGACCATCCACCTCGACGACGATCGCCGGGCGGCGGCCCATCGCGAATTCGCCCGGGTGCTCCGGCCCGGCGGGTACGTCCTGCTCTCCTTCCACGTCAGCGATCCCGACTTCCCCGCCGGAGGGGTGAAGACCCTCGCCACGTGGTGGGATCGCGACGTCGAGCTGAGTTTCCGCTTCCTCGATCCGGACGCCGAGATCGCGGCGTCACGCTCCGCGGGGCTCGAACTCGTCGCCCGGCTCGATCGCGGACCGCACGACGGCGTCGAACACCCCAGTGAGCGATGCAGCCTGCTGATGCGTCGGGCAACCTTGACCTAG
- a CDS encoding NlpC/P60 family protein: protein MTEPESAPSAPETSPKKSWAHGVAMRSLVALPLVAGLATAGWLLAGGNDPAPADGIAQVPVPAANQDPATVGGGAGPSVLEVSAPVKAQETPKDARPLEEWATKLAGPLDIPAKALIGYANGELALRGEQPNCHLSWVTLAGVGAASSNHGRGGDNPLGLSAQQWKKHGTSIPGIAKPALADPDSASVAAGRALCASGVDLGGGNGWWKAIAGYQGGKGNEAELFRQRVLGNAQLYATLSLDPARGSSPAVKATRFALGQLGLPYVWGGNGPEAGAAGFDCSGLTKASYDEAGVGLPRTADSQFRSLPQVPGEPKLGDLVFYGNPATRIHHVGLYLGNGLMINAPTEGQAIQIHTYHSKGDDYTGAGRPSA from the coding sequence GTGACCGAGCCCGAGTCCGCCCCGAGCGCGCCTGAAACCAGCCCGAAGAAGTCCTGGGCGCATGGTGTGGCGATGCGAAGCCTGGTCGCCCTCCCGCTGGTCGCGGGGCTCGCGACGGCGGGCTGGCTGCTCGCGGGCGGCAACGATCCGGCGCCCGCCGACGGGATCGCGCAGGTCCCCGTCCCCGCCGCCAACCAGGATCCGGCCACCGTCGGCGGCGGCGCGGGTCCGTCGGTCCTCGAAGTCAGCGCACCGGTCAAGGCCCAGGAAACGCCAAAGGACGCCCGGCCGCTCGAAGAGTGGGCCACCAAACTCGCGGGACCGCTCGACATCCCGGCGAAAGCGCTGATCGGCTACGCGAACGGCGAGCTGGCCCTGCGCGGCGAGCAGCCGAACTGCCACCTCTCCTGGGTCACCCTGGCCGGGGTCGGCGCGGCGAGCTCGAACCACGGACGCGGCGGCGACAACCCGCTCGGCCTCTCGGCACAGCAGTGGAAGAAGCACGGCACGTCGATCCCCGGCATCGCGAAGCCCGCGCTCGCCGACCCCGACTCCGCCTCGGTCGCCGCCGGTCGCGCGCTGTGCGCCTCCGGAGTCGACCTCGGCGGCGGCAACGGCTGGTGGAAGGCGATCGCCGGTTATCAGGGCGGCAAGGGCAACGAGGCCGAGCTGTTCCGCCAGCGCGTCCTCGGCAACGCCCAGCTGTACGCGACCCTGTCCCTCGACCCGGCGCGAGGATCCAGCCCCGCGGTGAAGGCGACCAGGTTCGCCCTCGGCCAGCTCGGGCTCCCGTACGTGTGGGGCGGCAACGGGCCGGAAGCGGGCGCGGCGGGCTTCGACTGCTCCGGGCTCACCAAGGCGTCCTACGACGAAGCCGGTGTCGGGCTCCCGCGGACCGCGGACAGCCAGTTCCGGTCGCTGCCGCAGGTGCCGGGTGAGCCGAAGCTCGGCGATCTCGTGTTCTACGGGAACCCGGCGACGCGGATCCACCACGTCGGCCTGTACCTCGGGAACGGCCTGATGATCAACGCGCCCACCGAGGGCCAGGCGATCCAGATCCACACGTATCACTCGAAGGGCGACGACTACACCGGTGCTGGGCGGCCTTCGGCCTGA
- a CDS encoding SRPBCC family protein — protein sequence MTVKHATFTLERVYSVPPERVFAAWADPAEKAGWFTVSGGEHSLDFRVGGREVTTGPTGDGRKLIADSRYEDIVDNERIVYATTLSTDDVLATVSLTTVLLEAEAGGTRLTLIEQGTFLDGHEEPNWREQGTGCWLDDLGKALSAS from the coding sequence ATGACGGTCAAACACGCCACTTTCACCCTCGAACGCGTCTATTCCGTGCCGCCGGAACGGGTTTTCGCGGCCTGGGCCGATCCCGCCGAGAAGGCAGGCTGGTTCACCGTGTCCGGCGGTGAGCATTCCCTGGACTTCCGCGTCGGCGGCCGCGAGGTCACCACGGGGCCCACCGGCGACGGGCGGAAGCTGATCGCGGACTCGCGCTACGAGGACATCGTCGACAACGAGCGGATCGTCTACGCGACGACCCTGTCCACCGACGACGTCCTCGCGACCGTTTCGCTCACGACGGTGCTGCTCGAAGCCGAAGCGGGCGGAACCCGGCTGACGTTGATCGAACAGGGTACTTTCCTCGACGGGCACGAAGAACCGAATTGGCGGGAGCAGGGCACCGGCTGCTGGCTCGACGACCTGGGCAAGGCCTTGTCGGCATCATGA
- a CDS encoding ArsR/SmtB family transcription factor — protein sequence MDQVFKALSDGTRREMIERLTRGPASVGELAQPLSMSLPAVMQHLQVLETCGLVRTEKAGRVRTCHLEPDGLRRAEDWLVGQRTGWEHRLDRLGGFLDSDEGKRS from the coding sequence TTGGATCAGGTGTTCAAGGCGCTGTCCGACGGGACGCGCCGCGAAATGATCGAGCGCCTCACCCGGGGACCCGCCTCGGTGGGGGAGCTCGCGCAGCCGTTGTCGATGTCGCTGCCCGCCGTGATGCAGCACCTCCAGGTGCTCGAAACCTGCGGGCTGGTCCGGACGGAGAAGGCAGGGCGCGTCCGCACCTGCCACCTCGAACCGGACGGTCTGCGGAGGGCCGAAGACTGGCTCGTCGGGCAGCGCACCGGCTGGGAACACCGCCTCGATCGCCTTGGTGGCTTTCTGGACTCCGATGAAGGGAAACGGTCATGA
- a CDS encoding biotin--[acetyl-CoA-carboxylase] ligase — protein MSETGALDAERLSAALSGRYAAIQVVASTGSTNADLREAATKGAEDRTVLIAEEQTAGVGRRARQWSSPKGSGLYVSVLLRPRDVPFANLGSLSVVAGLAVREVAASLGVDAVLKWPNDVLAGPDRAKCAGILAEAAAGEETSVVLGIGLNVLPLGENVPAGPGGLPATSLAEQGADETDRAEIAARLLTGFDDLERRWRLAGGSLAEAGLLGDYRRHCATLGQDVEVQLPDGSALTGRAADIDPAGQLQVDVPGGERYTVFAGDVVHVRPAGS, from the coding sequence ATGAGTGAGACGGGAGCGCTCGACGCCGAGCGTCTGAGTGCCGCGCTGTCCGGCCGGTACGCCGCGATCCAGGTCGTGGCGAGCACCGGGTCCACCAACGCTGACCTGCGGGAAGCCGCCACGAAGGGGGCTGAAGACCGCACCGTGCTGATCGCCGAAGAGCAGACGGCCGGGGTCGGCCGCCGCGCCCGGCAGTGGTCCTCGCCGAAAGGCTCGGGCCTCTACGTCAGCGTCTTGCTGCGTCCGCGCGACGTCCCGTTCGCCAATTTGGGTTCACTTTCCGTGGTCGCGGGCCTCGCGGTCCGGGAGGTCGCCGCGAGCTTGGGTGTCGACGCCGTCCTCAAGTGGCCGAACGACGTCCTGGCCGGGCCGGATCGCGCCAAATGCGCGGGCATCCTGGCGGAGGCCGCCGCCGGTGAAGAGACCAGCGTGGTCCTCGGCATCGGCCTGAACGTGCTGCCGCTCGGCGAGAACGTCCCCGCCGGTCCCGGCGGCCTGCCCGCGACTTCCCTGGCCGAGCAGGGGGCGGACGAGACCGATCGCGCCGAGATCGCCGCGCGGCTGCTCACCGGTTTCGACGACCTCGAGCGCCGCTGGCGGCTCGCCGGCGGGTCGCTGGCCGAGGCGGGGTTGCTCGGGGACTACCGGCGGCATTGCGCCACGCTGGGACAGGACGTCGAGGTCCAGCTGCCCGACGGTTCGGCGCTGACCGGCCGCGCCGCCGACATCGATCCCGCCGGCCAACTCCAGGTCGACGTTCCCGGTGGTGAGCGGTACACGGTGTTCGCCGGAGACGTCGTCCACGTGCGGCCCGCCGGGTCCTGA